The following proteins come from a genomic window of Paenibacillus wynnii:
- a CDS encoding DUF2793 domain-containing protein: protein MAQAIRIKRGTKAELGTYGALQAGEMGFCTDTKEIYIGDGTTNSMVGRALSGTEASRPVAASVGRLYYVTSGTNVGYLYFDSGSAWVRMNAQSLTDLTGTIDNIAEGTTYAKVLKADISSGHVNKVSDGTNVKTAAEIKTHIDDVTKHRVINDTGTAVTDIWSAQKIKNEIELAKHNIEPQASVKDQHLTTPPVSPAEADRYIIPTAATGVWSGKTNQIAEYQSAAWVYYTPAIGWTTYVDDESKIYSWNGTAWVRTGGALQSITAGTGLTGGGQADSVTLNVGAGNGITVAADTIAVTASKGITVDVNGVAANIDADSIVYDTANSNRLMIGTIDGGTF, encoded by the coding sequence ATGGCACAAGCAATACGAATTAAGCGTGGAACCAAAGCCGAGTTAGGCACTTACGGTGCGCTGCAAGCGGGTGAAATGGGCTTTTGCACAGACACCAAGGAAATCTATATCGGAGACGGTACAACGAATTCCATGGTTGGACGGGCGCTATCCGGAACAGAGGCATCTAGGCCTGTGGCGGCATCCGTGGGGCGATTATACTATGTCACAAGCGGTACTAATGTAGGTTATTTGTATTTTGACAGTGGGTCGGCCTGGGTTCGAATGAATGCCCAATCTCTGACAGACTTGACCGGTACAATCGATAATATTGCTGAAGGAACAACTTATGCCAAGGTGCTGAAAGCGGATATCAGCAGCGGACATGTCAATAAGGTGTCGGATGGAACAAACGTAAAAACGGCAGCCGAGATCAAGACCCACATTGATGATGTCACAAAGCACCGAGTAATTAACGACACGGGTACGGCTGTAACAGATATCTGGTCTGCTCAGAAGATTAAGAACGAAATCGAATTAGCGAAACACAATATCGAACCACAAGCATCAGTAAAAGACCAACACTTGACTACTCCGCCAGTAAGCCCGGCAGAAGCCGATCGGTATATTATTCCGACAGCAGCAACCGGAGTGTGGTCGGGTAAGACCAATCAAATCGCCGAATATCAATCGGCAGCGTGGGTGTACTATACACCGGCAATTGGCTGGACTACCTACGTAGATGACGAATCCAAGATTTACTCATGGAATGGTACGGCTTGGGTACGGACCGGAGGAGCGCTGCAGTCGATTACGGCCGGAACCGGGTTAACAGGCGGTGGACAGGCTGATTCGGTGACGCTGAATGTTGGTGCGGGCAACGGTATCACCGTAGCGGCGGATACTATCGCAGTTACTGCATCAAAGGGAATTACTGTAGATGTTAACGGGGTGGCGGCAAATATCGATGCAGACAGCATTGTGTATGACACGGCGAACAGCAATCGTCTGATGATAGGCACAATTGACGGAGGTACGTTCTAG
- a CDS encoding baseplate J/gp47 family protein, whose amino-acid sequence MYEDQTFEALLERMLDRVPEGMDKREGSIVYDALAPAAAEMAQMYVELDINQNLMFADTASGDYLDRTIAWSGIIRKQAIAAQLRGVFYSANDALMDIAIGSRYSLDDINYRAIEKLSLGNYRMECESVGLEGGQRFGSMLPIDYVNGLVRAELSELLVPGADRETDSKLRTRYFTTSRKPGTSGNKYHYLEWALQITGVGGAKVYPLWNGPKTVKVVIIDTDSLPASSVLVQQVQDYIDPSPGLGEGQAPIGAVVTVAAATGKFINITATVTLASGYALQDIVNSFDSALETWRKSRVFTTTYVSHAVIGALLLGTDGVLDYTGLLLNGSTVNVALTDEEVPRIGTVNLGV is encoded by the coding sequence ATGTATGAGGACCAGACATTTGAGGCGTTATTGGAACGGATGCTGGACCGGGTGCCCGAAGGAATGGACAAACGGGAAGGGAGCATCGTTTACGACGCTTTGGCTCCCGCAGCCGCAGAAATGGCTCAGATGTATGTGGAGCTAGATATCAATCAGAATCTTATGTTTGCTGACACCGCTAGTGGGGATTATTTAGATCGAACGATTGCATGGTCAGGAATTATACGCAAACAGGCCATAGCAGCACAACTGCGTGGAGTGTTCTACAGCGCGAATGATGCATTGATGGATATAGCGATTGGTAGTCGATATTCTCTAGACGATATTAATTACAGGGCGATTGAAAAACTTTCATTAGGTAATTACCGAATGGAGTGCGAATCTGTTGGTTTGGAGGGCGGGCAACGTTTTGGTTCCATGCTTCCAATCGATTACGTAAACGGACTGGTGCGTGCAGAACTATCGGAGTTATTGGTGCCGGGGGCAGACCGGGAGACGGATTCTAAATTGCGCACTAGATACTTTACTACAAGCAGAAAGCCAGGCACAAGCGGCAACAAATATCATTATCTGGAGTGGGCACTACAAATTACAGGTGTTGGAGGCGCTAAAGTCTACCCACTCTGGAATGGACCAAAGACAGTGAAGGTAGTCATCATTGATACGGATAGTCTCCCTGCCTCCAGTGTGCTGGTGCAGCAGGTGCAAGACTATATTGATCCCTCACCAGGGCTAGGGGAAGGACAGGCTCCAATCGGGGCGGTAGTAACAGTAGCGGCTGCCACAGGTAAGTTCATTAATATAACTGCCACAGTTACTCTGGCATCCGGGTACGCCCTCCAAGATATCGTCAACTCTTTCGACTCTGCTTTGGAGACATGGCGTAAGAGCAGGGTCTTTACTACTACTTATGTAAGTCATGCTGTAATCGGTGCTTTACTGCTCGGAACGGATGGAGTATTAGATTACACGGGTTTGCTGCTTAATGGCAGCACAGTCAATGTGGCTTTGACGGATGAGGAAGTACCACGGATTGGCACCGTTAATTTGGGGGTGTGA
- a CDS encoding DUF2634 domain-containing protein, which translates to MIPAIGKDGPITSLLQGVGELGTGTGEEPSLTYRLDMDRKRISGSIDGLEAVQQAAVKILQTDRYEQLIYSFNYGTEWRLVLAQDRLLVRSEIRRVLTEALLQDDRITGIEDMEVLFSGDNLTVEFTVVSQYGNFQMRKEMNGNV; encoded by the coding sequence ATGATTCCGGCAATCGGAAAGGACGGGCCGATCACCAGTCTTTTGCAGGGGGTGGGGGAGTTAGGCACCGGTACAGGGGAAGAACCAAGTCTTACTTACCGTTTGGATATGGATAGAAAGCGTATCTCCGGGAGTATTGACGGGCTCGAGGCTGTGCAGCAAGCAGCGGTTAAAATTTTGCAGACGGACCGGTATGAGCAGTTAATTTACAGCTTTAATTACGGAACCGAGTGGAGACTGGTGCTTGCCCAAGATAGGTTATTGGTAAGATCGGAGATTCGGCGGGTTCTTACCGAGGCTCTGCTTCAGGATGACCGGATCACCGGTATCGAAGATATGGAAGTTCTTTTTAGCGGCGACAATCTAACTGTAGAATTTACTGTTGTTAGCCAGTACGGGAATTTTCAGATGAGAAAGGAGATGAACGGTAATGTATGA
- a CDS encoding DUF2577 domain-containing protein has protein sequence MLDIIKKASLGAVSNTNPVAFSYGAVTGTAPLQIQVDQRFTLSAHALVLPESVTENKLLLNGQEVVLRRGLEVGDRVLMARMQGGQSYVVLDRLVNPL, from the coding sequence ATGCTGGATATTATTAAAAAAGCGAGCCTCGGAGCCGTTTCCAATACGAACCCGGTGGCTTTTTCTTATGGAGCGGTAACAGGAACGGCGCCGCTGCAAATTCAGGTCGATCAACGCTTCACGTTATCTGCCCATGCGCTGGTGCTACCGGAATCGGTGACTGAAAATAAGCTTCTGCTTAATGGACAAGAAGTAGTTCTAAGGCGGGGTCTTGAAGTAGGTGACCGGGTACTGATGGCAAGGATGCAGGGTGGGCAAAGTTATGTGGTACTGGACAGGCTGGTGAATCCATTATGA
- a CDS encoding XkdQ/YqbQ family protein — protein MELLVKNKEGRIWDISGIVTDISWKTSRSGKPSTLDITLVDSGIYQHPKFAIHNGDILHFRKDGTNVFYGFVFSIDTGSDQQIKLTAYDQIRYLLGNGSYVLKDVTVSDVIRKIAQDYGLQTGVLEEAKYKIPSLIEDNKKLLDIIMGTIGSELQYKGQLMAFYDDFGKLTLRNPKSMVLNLILGAGHDLYEYSQKKSIDDETYNTILLYKDNEETGKREFYPVSDKENVERWGILHLYQKADDQTNSAQIMEKANNLLKLHNREKVSLSLQAIGDIRVRAGNFIYVLLDDFKTQLFLVDQCSHKLSGGEHTMSLDIKVV, from the coding sequence ATGGAACTACTTGTCAAGAACAAGGAAGGCAGGATATGGGATATCTCCGGTATTGTAACAGACATTTCCTGGAAGACCTCACGCTCCGGTAAACCGTCTACCCTGGATATAACGCTGGTGGACAGCGGGATCTATCAGCATCCCAAGTTTGCAATTCATAACGGGGATATTTTACATTTTCGCAAGGATGGGACAAACGTTTTCTATGGTTTCGTATTTAGCATCGATACGGGTTCTGATCAGCAAATTAAACTTACGGCGTACGATCAGATCCGCTATTTACTGGGTAACGGGAGCTATGTATTGAAGGATGTTACTGTAAGTGATGTTATTCGGAAAATCGCCCAGGATTACGGTTTGCAGACGGGTGTGCTGGAAGAGGCAAAATACAAGATCCCGTCACTGATTGAAGATAACAAAAAACTGCTGGATATTATCATGGGTACTATCGGAAGTGAGCTTCAGTACAAGGGTCAGTTGATGGCCTTTTATGATGACTTCGGCAAGCTGACACTACGCAATCCGAAATCCATGGTACTCAATCTGATTCTTGGTGCCGGACATGATCTGTATGAATATTCCCAGAAAAAAAGTATTGATGACGAAACGTACAATACGATTTTACTTTATAAAGATAATGAGGAAACAGGCAAACGGGAGTTCTATCCTGTCAGTGACAAGGAAAATGTAGAGCGCTGGGGGATTCTTCATTTGTACCAGAAGGCTGACGATCAGACAAATTCTGCCCAAATCATGGAAAAGGCGAATAATCTCCTGAAGCTGCATAACCGGGAAAAGGTCAGCCTTTCCCTGCAAGCGATTGGTGATATTCGGGTACGTGCAGGTAATTTCATTTACGTGCTGCTGGATGATTTCAAGACTCAACTGTTCCTAGTAGACCAGTGCAGCCACAAATTGTCCGGCGGTGAGCATACGATGTCTCTCGATATTAAGGTGGTGTAG
- a CDS encoding LysM peptidoglycan-binding domain-containing protein — MEEYGIYLSFNNLMDLFRLPVNPETLEIKESGNSKSYDIIDFGEINTISAPKLMEITLDSIFPAQNYPFVLVSDTSLMTPFEYVKIIKKWMESKKPIRFVFSGIASPKEQNPKNSVALNMAASIENFSWKLSAGNSGDIEYSLTLKKYVFYQAIAVKVDKGEVKAETKRPNDKAIPATYKLKAGDTLWSVAKKVLGDGSKYKVIQKLNGISDSQLTKLPVGKVIKLPQGG, encoded by the coding sequence ATGGAGGAGTATGGAATTTATCTAAGCTTCAACAATCTGATGGATCTTTTTCGGCTACCGGTCAATCCGGAAACGCTGGAGATTAAGGAATCGGGGAATAGCAAGAGTTATGACATTATTGATTTTGGTGAAATCAATACGATTTCAGCCCCCAAGCTGATGGAGATCACTCTAGATAGTATATTCCCTGCACAAAATTACCCGTTTGTCTTAGTCTCGGATACAAGCCTCATGACTCCTTTTGAATACGTGAAGATCATTAAGAAGTGGATGGAGAGTAAAAAGCCGATCAGGTTTGTGTTTTCGGGTATAGCCAGTCCCAAAGAGCAAAACCCTAAGAATTCAGTTGCTCTGAACATGGCTGCGAGTATTGAGAACTTCAGTTGGAAGCTCAGTGCAGGCAACTCCGGTGATATTGAGTACTCGCTGACACTTAAGAAATACGTATTCTATCAGGCGATAGCAGTTAAAGTCGATAAGGGTGAGGTGAAGGCTGAAACCAAAAGGCCTAATGACAAAGCGATTCCCGCTACTTACAAACTGAAGGCAGGCGATACCTTGTGGAGTGTAGCCAAAAAAGTCCTGGGTGACGGCAGCAAATACAAAGTCATTCAGAAGCTAAATGGCATTTCCGATAGCCAGTTAACTAAACTTCCTGTCGGGAAAGTTATCAAACTGCCGCAGGGGGGATAG
- a CDS encoding phage tail assembly chaperone, with product MSELSLFFAQNVACDTTEEFVVSPRFKDKEGNAVAWKLRSMNEDENQECRKGATRKVKGKNGVYTSEIDPNDYMAKLMTASVVHPDLKNAELQRSYAVLGAESLLRKMLLPGEFAALGERVQALNGFATDMNEMVDEVKN from the coding sequence ATGAGCGAATTGAGTTTGTTTTTTGCGCAAAATGTAGCCTGTGATACGACCGAGGAATTTGTGGTCTCGCCGCGGTTTAAAGACAAGGAAGGAAATGCCGTAGCTTGGAAGCTGCGCAGCATGAATGAAGATGAGAACCAGGAGTGCCGTAAAGGGGCCACGCGTAAAGTAAAAGGTAAAAATGGCGTCTACACTTCGGAAATTGATCCCAACGATTATATGGCCAAGCTGATGACCGCAAGTGTAGTACATCCAGATTTGAAAAACGCGGAGCTCCAGCGCTCCTACGCTGTGCTTGGTGCTGAATCTCTGTTGCGCAAAATGCTGCTCCCTGGTGAGTTCGCTGCGCTTGGTGAAAGGGTTCAAGCGTTGAACGGTTTTGCAACCGATATGAACGAAATGGTGGACGAAGTAAAAAACTAA
- a CDS encoding phage tail tube protein produces MAFLNASDTISGQEGRAFATIGTQTVEMFYVKTLEATVEKQKAEVKTLGRRGVQHKATGWSGSGSMTIFYMTSRFRQMMLDYMHTGVDQYFDIVVTNEDPSSSIGAQRIMLKGVNLDSVIMASLDTESDALEEEVSFTFEDVLIEQSFTEPTKRTL; encoded by the coding sequence ATGGCGTTTCTGAATGCAAGTGACACAATCTCCGGCCAGGAAGGCCGTGCTTTTGCAACCATTGGGACTCAAACGGTAGAAATGTTTTATGTGAAAACGCTGGAAGCTACGGTTGAAAAGCAAAAAGCGGAAGTGAAAACGCTCGGTCGCCGCGGTGTTCAGCATAAAGCTACGGGTTGGTCGGGTAGTGGATCGATGACGATTTTTTATATGACCAGCCGTTTCCGTCAAATGATGCTGGATTATATGCATACAGGTGTGGACCAATATTTTGATATTGTGGTCACCAATGAAGATCCTTCCTCAAGCATCGGCGCACAAAGAATCATGCTGAAAGGCGTGAATCTGGACAGTGTAATTATGGCTTCGCTGGATACGGAATCGGATGCACTGGAAGAAGAAGTGAGCTTCACCTTTGAGGACGTGTTGATTGAGCAATCTTTCACTGAGCCAACCAAAAGGACACTGTAA
- a CDS encoding phage tail sheath family protein — MAGGTWTTQNKVRPGVYVNIASSKNVVGKMGDRGTTALALALPWGQPGSIISLTPQDDVYKLLGYELTHSVLLPVREALKRAGTLLLYRLNNGVKAAVTNNGLQVTAQYGGVRGNDISIVIEKNIEDNTKFDVKTLLEGVEADKQTVATAAGLLPNQYIQFLANGSEGLQVTAGMPLTGGANGTVTNLEHSQFLNALEVQDFQTVGLVSQDNSLKALYTSFVKRLRDTEGRKVQAVLADYATADHEGVISVKNGVVLSDGTIIDKNNAVAWVAGATAAAAVNESLTYQGYDDSIDADVRFSHTETTAALLNGELLFTYSAGKAVVEQDINTFTNFSPEKGRAFAKNRVLRVLDGVANDLKRIFESYYVGKVANNADGRGMFWSQCVTYLNDLQNLGAIEDFNAQSDIVVVAGTDSDSIVLDVAVKPVDSVEKVYMKVKVV, encoded by the coding sequence ATGGCTGGAGGAACATGGACAACGCAAAACAAGGTACGTCCCGGCGTATACGTAAATATTGCATCAAGTAAAAATGTGGTGGGTAAAATGGGTGATCGAGGAACCACCGCTCTCGCTTTGGCGCTCCCTTGGGGGCAGCCGGGCTCTATTATAAGCCTTACCCCGCAGGATGATGTGTACAAGCTGCTTGGTTACGAGCTGACACACAGTGTGTTGTTGCCGGTGCGGGAAGCGCTGAAACGGGCAGGTACACTTTTACTATATCGCTTGAATAACGGTGTAAAAGCAGCTGTAACGAATAACGGCCTGCAAGTCACGGCTCAATACGGTGGAGTACGCGGGAATGATATCTCTATCGTCATTGAGAAAAATATTGAGGATAACACGAAGTTCGATGTAAAAACATTGCTTGAGGGCGTTGAGGCAGACAAACAAACGGTAGCTACTGCTGCAGGGTTATTACCTAACCAATACATTCAGTTCCTGGCAAACGGTAGCGAAGGATTACAGGTCACAGCCGGCATGCCACTCACAGGTGGGGCTAACGGTACAGTAACTAATTTGGAGCATAGCCAATTTCTTAATGCACTTGAGGTTCAGGACTTCCAGACTGTGGGGTTGGTGTCGCAAGATAATTCGCTTAAGGCGCTCTATACGTCTTTTGTGAAGCGTCTTCGTGATACGGAAGGAAGGAAGGTTCAAGCGGTATTGGCGGATTATGCTACGGCGGATCATGAAGGTGTAATCAGCGTGAAGAACGGCGTGGTCCTGAGTGATGGCACTATTATTGATAAAAATAATGCAGTGGCTTGGGTTGCCGGTGCAACGGCTGCAGCTGCAGTGAACGAGTCGCTGACTTATCAAGGTTATGACGATTCTATTGATGCCGACGTCCGCTTTAGTCATACCGAAACAACGGCTGCTCTTTTGAATGGTGAACTCCTCTTTACTTATAGTGCCGGAAAGGCCGTGGTAGAGCAGGATATTAATACGTTTACGAATTTCTCCCCGGAAAAGGGACGGGCTTTTGCTAAAAACCGTGTGCTGCGTGTGCTGGATGGTGTGGCCAATGATCTTAAGCGGATTTTTGAGAGCTATTATGTAGGTAAGGTTGCCAACAATGCGGATGGTCGAGGGATGTTCTGGTCGCAATGTGTGACTTATCTGAATGATCTGCAGAACCTGGGAGCGATTGAGGATTTCAATGCACAAAGCGACATTGTTGTTGTAGCTGGAACAGACAGTGACAGTATTGTCCTGGATGTGGCTGTGAAACCGGTAGATTCCGTAGAAAAAGTATATATGAAAGTGAAGGTGGTATAA